CATACACGGACTGCGCACCACCGTAAGCAACCCTGAAACCGGTCATTACTTCATCAAATATTAAAAGACTGCTGTATTTTATGGTAAGCTTTCTTAAGGCTTCTAAAAATCCATCGCAAGGAAGCACAAGTCCCATATTTCCGGCAACAGGTTCTACTATTATGCAGGCAACTTGCGAGCCGTATTTTTCCATAGCTTCTTCAACACTTTTAATATCATTAAAAGGAAGGGATAATGTTGATGAAACAAAAGATTCCGGGACTCCGGGACTTCCGGGAATTCCAAGAGTGGCAACGCCTGATCCGGCTTCAACAAGCAGTGCATCGGAATGACCGTGATAACAACCGTCAAACTTTATAATCATATCTCTTCCGGTAAAACCCCTTGCAAGCCTGATAGCACTCATTGTGGCTTCGGTTCCGGAATTAACCATCCGCACCATTTCTACAGAAGGTACGGCATCAATAATCATTTCTGCAAGTTTAATTTCTAAAATGGTAGGCGCTCCGAAACTGGTTCCGTTTTTTAGAGCCAAATTTATCGCAGAAACAACAGCATGATGTCTGTGGCCAAGAATCATAGGCCCCCATGAACCGATATAATCTATATATTCGTTTCCATCTTCATCAAAAATTCTTGCCCCATCGGCCCGGCTTATGAAAACCGGCTCCGATCCGACGGATTTGCATGCACGTACCGGACTGTTCACACCACCTGGGATTAATTTTTTTGCCTTATCAAAAAGCTTTTTGGAATATTCTCTTTTCAAAATATATTTTCATCCTTTTAAGGTCTGTTAAATTTTTAATTTAATAATATGGTAATATAAGTTATGTTCAGCTTATAGTCAAAATATTAAAGCATGACAGCTTTATAAAAAGAGCCAGTTTCAAAAGTATAATAATATTTTTTTCAAAGCCGTCAATTATATATCATAGAACCATAAAGCAAAAACAGGGCATTAAAATGCAATACGGAAAATACGGTTTTAAATGCTGTTTTGAAAGCGATGCAATACTACCTCCATATAAAGGCTCAACATTTCGGGGAATTTTCGGACATGCCTTAAAAAAGGTGGTTTGTGCGTTAAAAAGACAGGAGTGCGAAGATTGTCTTTTAAAAGAACGCTGTATATACACTCTTGTTTTTGAGACAAAGCATGCAGTAAAAGTTCCGGACGGACTGAGGATTTCCACGCCTCCCAATCCTTTTGTGATAGAACCTCCCATATCAAATGAAACCATGTATAAAAAAGGCTCGTCATTTGATTTTAATCTTCTGTTATTTGGAAATGTAAACAACAGCCTCGCCTATTTTATTTATGCTTTTGATCAGATAGGAAATACCGGCATCGGAAAAAGAATCGGGGAGAACAGAGGTGTTTTTTGTCTTAAAGAAGTAAAAGACAATAACGGCATAATCTATTCGGATAAAGACCGCTCACTTGTTAAATCCGAAGAAGCGGAAGAATTAATATTAAAGGATCATGCCGGAAATGATGGTTCAGTTTTTCGTATAAAACTTGTTCTTGAAACACCGCTAAGATTAAAATTTGAAAATCATCTCAAAGCCGACCTTCCCTTCCATGTTCTTGTACGCGCCATGTTAAGAAGAATTTCTTCTCTTTATACTTTTTATGATAACGGTGAACCTCCTCTTGACTATCGCGGTCTTGTTGAAAGAGCAAAAAATATCCGGATTGTAGAAGAAGATCTTTCATGGTTCGACTGGAAGCGTTACTCCAATCGGCAGGATCAGAAAATGCTCATGGGAGGAATCGCAGGTTCAATCACATATGAAGGCAGGATTGCAGAATATCTGCATCTAATTGAATTTTGTGAGAAAGTGCATATAGGCAAACAAACCACGTTCGGGCTTGGAAAGATAGGAATTGAAATTTAGAATGTGTCAGGTATAAGTATAGGGTGTAAAGTGTTAGGTGTTAAGTGTTAAGTTAAATCAACAAACAACACGATAATTTTCATGGCAAAATTGCAAAAATTAACTTATACTGGCAACCATGAATAAAGAACAAAAAATAATCAAATATTGGTCTGCGGCTTCTAAACAGGATTTTGAAACCG
The genomic region above belongs to Pseudomonadota bacterium and contains:
- the hemL gene encoding glutamate-1-semialdehyde 2,1-aminomutase, which codes for MKREYSKKLFDKAKKLIPGGVNSPVRACKSVGSEPVFISRADGARIFDEDGNEYIDYIGSWGPMILGHRHHAVVSAINLALKNGTSFGAPTILEIKLAEMIIDAVPSVEMVRMVNSGTEATMSAIRLARGFTGRDMIIKFDGCYHGHSDALLVEAGSGVATLGIPGSPGVPESFVSSTLSLPFNDIKSVEEAMEKYGSQVACIIVEPVAGNMGLVLPCDGFLEALRKLTIKYSSLLIFDEVMTGFRVAYGGAQSVYGVVPDLTCLGKIIGGGLPVGAYGGKREIMEHIAPQGPVYQAGTLSGNPLAMAAGIATLTELKKPGFYESLNANSEMLANGLVEAAEKAGIKVSVARSGSMLGMFFTEDKVIDFESAKKSDLKMFAAYYKKMLDNGIYLAPSQFEALFVSYSHSEDDIEQTINMAAKAMLQSKEK
- the cas6 gene encoding CRISPR system precrRNA processing endoribonuclease RAMP protein Cas6, translated to MQYGKYGFKCCFESDAILPPYKGSTFRGIFGHALKKVVCALKRQECEDCLLKERCIYTLVFETKHAVKVPDGLRISTPPNPFVIEPPISNETMYKKGSSFDFNLLLFGNVNNSLAYFIYAFDQIGNTGIGKRIGENRGVFCLKEVKDNNGIIYSDKDRSLVKSEEAEELILKDHAGNDGSVFRIKLVLETPLRLKFENHLKADLPFHVLVRAMLRRISSLYTFYDNGEPPLDYRGLVERAKNIRIVEEDLSWFDWKRYSNRQDQKMLMGGIAGSITYEGRIAEYLHLIEFCEKVHIGKQTTFGLGKIGIEI